In the genome of Solibacillus silvestris, one region contains:
- a CDS encoding translation initiation factor IF-2, whose translation MSKVRVHEYAKKVNKTSKEVIEELAKHNLPVKNHMAVIDEQAVSKLNSVFKQAVEPTKDSPAKTPAKAVNVTPRRGEQGQKKVQQGQKQDRPQSASNNQQPNKASNAQGQTKSQQGEKIRNEKGNQNRNMTQNNSNNRKGGTTQNTSNNKGGGNTPNRGGNTPNKGGNTQNKGGYQQRRKPGINGGKRRTHRPAPQPMVQKELPEKITFYESLSVAELAKKLHREPSEIIKKLFMLGVMATINQELDKDAIELICADYGVEVEEEIRIDKTDLDTYFDDTIVEVDENALEERPPVVTIMGHVDHGKTSLLDSIRKTKVTAGEAGGITQHIGAYQVEVNGKKISFLDTPGHAAFTTMRARGASITDIAIIVVAADDGVMPQTVEAINHAKAAEVPIIVAINKMDKPSANPDRVQQELTEHGLVPEAWGGDTIFVPISALKGEGIDQLLEMILLVSEVGELKANPTRSAIGTVIEAQLDKGRGAVATLLVQDGTLRVGDPIVVGHAYGRVRAMVNDLGRRIKTAGPSMPIEITGLNEVPQAGDRFVVFQDEKTARQVGESRSMTAIQASRSEKQRVTLDNLFEQMSQGEMKELNLIVKADVQGTVEAMASSLMKIDVEGVNVKIIHTGAGAITESDISLAAASNAIVIGFNVRPDTNAKRAADEEGVDIRLHRIIYKVIEEIEHAMKGMLDPEFEEKIVGQAEVRQTIKVSKVGTIAGSYVIEGKIVRDAGVRVIRENVVVFEGELDSLKRFKDDAKEVAKGYECGITIKNYNDIKEGDIIEAFVMEEIVRK comes from the coding sequence ATGAGCAAAGTAAGAGTTCATGAATATGCGAAAAAGGTAAATAAAACAAGTAAGGAAGTTATTGAGGAGCTTGCAAAACATAATCTGCCGGTGAAAAATCACATGGCGGTAATTGATGAGCAGGCGGTCTCAAAACTAAATTCTGTCTTTAAGCAAGCAGTGGAACCAACGAAAGATTCTCCTGCAAAGACACCTGCCAAAGCTGTAAATGTAACACCGAGACGCGGTGAACAAGGGCAGAAAAAAGTGCAGCAAGGTCAAAAGCAGGATCGTCCACAATCTGCTTCGAATAACCAACAACCGAACAAAGCTTCAAACGCCCAAGGGCAAACAAAATCGCAACAAGGCGAAAAAATAAGAAATGAAAAAGGTAACCAAAATCGAAATATGACTCAAAATAACTCTAACAACCGCAAAGGCGGCACAACACAAAACACTAGTAATAATAAAGGCGGCGGTAACACGCCAAATAGAGGCGGTAACACGCCAAATAAAGGTGGTAACACACAAAATAAAGGCGGCTATCAACAACGTAGAAAACCAGGTATCAATGGTGGTAAACGTCGTACGCACCGTCCTGCACCACAACCAATGGTGCAAAAAGAATTACCTGAAAAAATTACTTTCTATGAAAGTTTATCAGTTGCAGAACTTGCAAAAAAATTACACCGTGAGCCATCGGAAATTATTAAAAAATTATTCATGCTTGGTGTAATGGCAACAATTAACCAAGAACTTGATAAGGATGCAATCGAGCTAATCTGTGCAGACTACGGGGTAGAAGTTGAAGAAGAAATCCGTATCGACAAAACAGATTTAGATACGTACTTCGATGATACAATCGTGGAAGTTGACGAAAACGCATTAGAAGAACGTCCACCAGTTGTAACAATCATGGGACACGTTGACCATGGTAAAACATCATTGCTTGACTCAATCCGTAAAACGAAAGTTACTGCGGGTGAAGCAGGCGGTATTACACAGCATATCGGTGCATACCAAGTAGAAGTTAACGGAAAGAAAATTTCATTCCTTGATACTCCTGGACACGCGGCATTCACAACAATGCGTGCGCGCGGTGCATCAATTACAGATATCGCAATTATCGTAGTTGCAGCGGATGACGGTGTAATGCCTCAAACAGTTGAAGCGATCAACCACGCAAAAGCTGCAGAAGTACCAATTATCGTAGCAATCAACAAAATGGATAAACCATCTGCCAATCCGGACCGTGTACAACAAGAATTAACAGAGCACGGATTAGTTCCTGAAGCATGGGGTGGAGATACAATCTTCGTACCAATTTCAGCACTAAAAGGTGAAGGTATTGACCAGCTTCTAGAAATGATTTTATTAGTTTCCGAAGTAGGCGAATTAAAAGCGAACCCAACTCGCTCAGCAATCGGTACAGTTATTGAAGCACAGCTTGATAAAGGTCGTGGAGCAGTTGCAACACTTTTAGTTCAGGATGGTACATTACGTGTTGGTGATCCAATCGTAGTCGGTCATGCATATGGTCGTGTACGTGCAATGGTCAATGATCTTGGCCGTCGTATTAAAACAGCTGGTCCTTCTATGCCGATTGAAATTACAGGCTTAAACGAAGTACCACAAGCGGGCGACCGTTTCGTAGTATTCCAAGATGAGAAAACAGCTCGTCAAGTTGGTGAATCTCGTTCAATGACAGCTATCCAAGCGTCACGTTCAGAAAAACAACGTGTAACTCTTGATAACTTATTTGAACAAATGAGCCAAGGCGAAATGAAAGAGTTAAACTTAATCGTAAAAGCAGACGTACAAGGTACAGTGGAAGCAATGGCTTCTTCATTAATGAAAATTGATGTTGAAGGTGTTAATGTTAAAATTATCCACACTGGTGCGGGTGCGATTACAGAATCGGATATCTCTCTTGCTGCTGCATCAAATGCAATCGTTATCGGATTCAACGTACGTCCGGACACAAATGCTAAACGTGCTGCTGATGAAGAAGGCGTAGATATTCGTCTGCACCGTATCATCTATAAAGTAATCGAAGAAATCGAACACGCGATGAAAGGGATGCTTGATCCTGAGTTCGAAGAGAAAATCGTTGGTCAAGCGGAAGTTCGTCAAACAATTAAAGTATCTAAAGTTGGTACGATCGCTGGTTCATACGTTATTGAAGGTAAAATCGTTCGCGATGCTGGAGTACGTGTTATCCGCGAAAACGTTGTTGTGTTCGAAGGTGAACTGGATTCACTAAAACGCTTCAAAGATGATGCAAAAGAAGTTGCAAAAGGGTATGAGTGTGGTATTACGATCAAAAACTACAACGACATTAAAGAAGGCGACATTATCGAAGCCTTCGTAATGGAAGAAATCGTTCGTAAATAA
- a CDS encoding ribosome-binding factor A (associates with free 30S ribosomal subunits; essential for efficient processing of 16S rRNA; in Escherichia coli rbfA is induced by cold shock) translates to MSLRSNRVAEQMKKEITEIIARKIKDPRVGFVTVTDVAVTGDLQQATVYITSLGNDRERAETLQALEKASGFIRSEVGSRIRLRRTPELAFEFDTAIEYGNKIDALLRGLHEEK, encoded by the coding sequence ATGTCTCTACGTTCCAATCGAGTTGCTGAGCAAATGAAAAAAGAAATTACTGAAATCATTGCGCGCAAAATCAAAGATCCGCGTGTAGGCTTCGTTACGGTTACAGATGTAGCAGTAACAGGAGACTTACAGCAAGCAACTGTTTATATTACATCGTTAGGCAATGACCGCGAACGTGCGGAAACATTGCAAGCGTTGGAAAAAGCATCCGGTTTCATCCGTTCGGAAGTTGGTTCACGTATCCGCTTACGCCGTACGCCTGAACTGGCATTCGAATTCGATACAGCAATCGAATACGGTAACAAAATCGATGCATTACTACGTGGTTTACACGAAGAGAAATAA
- the truB gene encoding tRNA pseudouridine(55) synthase (catalyzes isomerization of specific uridines in RNA to pseudouridine; responsible for residues in T loops of many tRNAs), whose amino-acid sequence MNGILPLWKERGMTSHDCVFKLRKILKTKKVGHTGTLDPGVEGVLPICIGQATRIAEYLTDAGKTYEAVVSIGRTTTTEDAEGETVEQNTDFKSFTREEILHALQTLTGEIEQTPPMFSAVKVNGKRLYEYARAGQTVERPTRKITIYELELLDDAQTFEGEEVTFSIRIKCSKGTYIRTLAVQIGEALGYPAHMHELVRTASGTFTKDNCFTLAEIAEMMEAGKQEKFLLPVEYALSDYPYVEITEDIEKQIFNGQVLPMHTLLTEHDKIVYGVEGRAFAVYIAHPTKSGQMKPDKMFPEIN is encoded by the coding sequence ATGAACGGTATTTTACCATTATGGAAAGAGCGCGGCATGACTAGTCATGACTGTGTGTTTAAATTACGAAAAATATTAAAGACGAAAAAAGTAGGCCATACCGGGACACTTGATCCGGGTGTAGAAGGCGTACTGCCGATCTGTATCGGCCAGGCAACACGCATTGCCGAATATTTAACAGATGCCGGCAAAACGTATGAGGCAGTCGTATCGATTGGACGCACAACAACAACAGAAGACGCAGAAGGTGAAACGGTCGAGCAAAATACAGATTTCAAATCGTTTACACGTGAAGAAATTTTACACGCACTTCAAACATTGACAGGTGAAATCGAACAAACGCCACCGATGTTTTCCGCTGTAAAGGTGAATGGGAAACGGCTGTATGAATATGCAAGAGCTGGTCAAACAGTCGAGCGCCCAACACGTAAAATTACGATTTATGAGCTGGAATTATTGGATGATGCACAAACGTTCGAAGGGGAAGAAGTGACGTTCTCTATTCGCATTAAATGTTCTAAAGGGACGTATATCCGTACATTAGCTGTTCAGATCGGTGAAGCATTAGGCTACCCGGCACATATGCATGAATTAGTACGAACAGCATCAGGCACATTCACAAAAGACAATTGCTTCACATTGGCCGAAATCGCGGAAATGATGGAAGCAGGTAAGCAGGAGAAGTTTCTGTTGCCGGTTGAATATGCATTATCCGACTATCCATACGTTGAAATTACGGAAGACATTGAAAAGCAAATTTTCAATGGGCAAGTTCTCCCGATGCATACTTTATTAACGGAACATGATAAAATTGTATATGGTGTAGAGGGACGAGCATTTGCGGTTTACATCGCCCATCCGACAAAGAGTGGGCAAATGAAGCCGGATAAGATGTTTCCCGAAATTAATTAG
- a CDS encoding bifunctional riboflavin kinase/FMN adenylyltransferase: MNVIHLKYPHQLAQEIEKEAYSLAIGFFDGVHKGHQAVIEVAKQKAEQLNIKSAVMTFDPHPSIVLGRRNEKVFYITPLSQKIDTFKKLNIDTVFVVNFTSDFAKLTPEEFIKYFIVDLNVQHVTAGFDFSFGAYGKGNMELMDQLSNGKYGVTVIEKQQDEVEKISSTRIRKALQDGDMEQARNLLGRAFEVPGIVVHGDKRGRTMGFPTANVQAMEGCYIPATGVYAVKISVQNKWYDGVCNVGYKPTFNNPDEKQLSIEVHILNFNKNIYGEEVVVGWYKRIRSERKFNGIEALIEQIELDKQQAIAYFEQLR, translated from the coding sequence ATGAACGTTATTCATTTGAAATACCCCCATCAATTAGCACAGGAAATAGAAAAAGAGGCGTACTCATTAGCAATCGGATTTTTTGATGGGGTACATAAAGGACATCAGGCAGTTATTGAAGTGGCAAAGCAAAAAGCTGAGCAGCTAAATATTAAAAGCGCCGTGATGACTTTTGATCCACATCCATCGATTGTATTAGGTAGACGTAATGAAAAAGTATTCTACATTACGCCCCTTTCACAAAAAATAGATACTTTTAAAAAATTGAATATCGATACAGTATTTGTTGTAAACTTTACGTCAGATTTTGCGAAGCTTACACCTGAAGAATTCATTAAGTACTTTATCGTAGATTTAAATGTTCAGCATGTAACTGCAGGCTTTGATTTCTCGTTTGGCGCTTACGGCAAAGGCAATATGGAGCTGATGGACCAACTGTCAAACGGAAAGTATGGTGTGACGGTAATCGAAAAGCAGCAGGATGAAGTTGAAAAAATTAGTTCTACACGCATTCGCAAAGCATTGCAGGACGGGGATATGGAACAGGCTCGTAATCTATTAGGCCGCGCATTCGAAGTGCCGGGAATCGTCGTGCACGGAGATAAGCGCGGACGGACAATGGGCTTCCCGACAGCGAATGTCCAAGCGATGGAAGGCTGCTACATACCGGCAACAGGTGTGTATGCGGTGAAAATTTCAGTTCAGAATAAATGGTATGACGGTGTTTGTAATGTAGGCTATAAACCGACATTCAACAATCCGGATGAAAAGCAGCTGTCGATTGAAGTGCATATTTTGAATTTCAATAAAAATATTTACGGTGAAGAGGTCGTTGTAGGTTGGTATAAACGCATTCGCAGCGAACGGAAATTTAATGGTATCGAAGCGTTAATTGAGCAAATTGAATTAGATAAACAGCAAGCAATCGCCTATTTTGAGCAACTACGCTAA
- a CDS encoding 30S ribosomal protein S15, with product MAITQERKNEIIAEYRVHETDTGSPEVQVAVLTAEINALNAHLATHKKDFHSQRGLLKMVGKRRHLLKYLRENDVARYRELITKLGLRR from the coding sequence ATGGCAATTACACAAGAACGTAAAAACGAAATTATCGCTGAGTACCGCGTACACGAAACAGACACTGGTTCTCCAGAAGTACAAGTAGCTGTATTAACTGCAGAAATCAACGCATTAAACGCTCACTTAGCTACTCACAAGAAAGATTTCCACTCTCAACGTGGTCTTCTTAAAATGGTAGGTAAACGTCGTCATTTATTAAAATATTTACGTGAAAACGACGTAGCTCGTTACCGTGAATTAATTACTAAACTTGGATTACGTCGCTAA
- a CDS encoding polyribonucleotide nucleotidyltransferase, protein MNEKKVFSYEWAGRPLTVEVGQLAKQANGAAMIRYGETAVLATATMSKQPKALDFFPLTVNFEERLYAAGKIPGGFIKREGRPSEAAVLTSRLIDRPIRPMFPDGFRNEVQSILMVMSNDSNCPADVAAMFGSSLSLAISDIPFDGPIAGVHVGYIDGEFVVNPTVEQSAKSTVHLTVAGNKDAVNMVEAGALEVTEDIMLEAIMFGHEEIKKLIAFQEQIVAEVGKEKLEVTLYELDADLTAAIKAECEADMNTAIQTVDKQLRQENITAVKTRVIEAYEAQEADEATMKQVNAILDKMVKDEVRRLITEDKVRPDGRKQDEIRPLSSEVDLLPRAHGSALFTRGQTQALSICTLGALGDVQIIDGLGIEESKRWMHHYNFPQFSVGETGRYGSPGRREIGHGALGERAILAVMPTEEEFPYAIRCVSEVLESNGSTSQASICASTMALMAAGVPIKAPVAGIAMGLVKKGEHYTVLSDIQGMEDHLGDMDFKVAGTAKGVTALQMDIKIDGLSRDILEEALTQAKIGRMHILEHMMSTISASRTSLSQYAPKIVSIKINPDKIRDVIGPGGKVINKIIDETGVKIDTEQDGTIYIASADEAMINRAKEMIESIVREAKVGEYYLSTVKRIEKFGAFCEIFPGKDGLLHISEIQEERTKEVEDVLKLGDELLVKCIEIDKQGRVNLSRKVVIKEEKERAEQGK, encoded by the coding sequence ATGAACGAAAAAAAGGTCTTTTCGTATGAATGGGCAGGCCGTCCACTAACAGTAGAAGTAGGACAGCTGGCAAAACAAGCAAATGGTGCTGCAATGATCCGCTACGGCGAAACAGCAGTTCTAGCTACGGCAACAATGTCAAAACAACCAAAAGCATTAGATTTCTTCCCGTTAACAGTAAACTTTGAAGAACGTCTATATGCAGCAGGTAAAATCCCTGGTGGTTTCATTAAACGTGAAGGACGTCCATCAGAAGCGGCAGTATTAACTTCTCGCCTAATTGACCGTCCAATCCGTCCTATGTTCCCGGATGGTTTCCGTAACGAAGTACAATCAATTTTAATGGTTATGTCAAATGATTCAAACTGCCCTGCTGATGTAGCGGCAATGTTTGGTTCTTCATTATCATTAGCAATTTCTGATATCCCATTCGACGGACCGATTGCAGGTGTACATGTAGGATATATCGACGGTGAATTCGTTGTGAACCCGACTGTAGAACAATCTGCTAAATCGACTGTTCACTTAACAGTAGCAGGTAACAAAGACGCGGTTAACATGGTAGAAGCAGGTGCTTTAGAAGTAACTGAAGATATTATGCTTGAAGCGATCATGTTCGGTCATGAAGAAATTAAAAAGTTAATTGCCTTCCAAGAGCAAATTGTTGCTGAAGTTGGTAAAGAAAAACTTGAAGTAACATTATATGAATTAGATGCAGACTTAACAGCAGCGATCAAAGCTGAATGTGAAGCTGATATGAATACAGCGATCCAAACAGTGGACAAGCAATTACGCCAAGAAAATATTACAGCAGTAAAAACACGTGTAATCGAAGCTTATGAAGCGCAGGAAGCTGACGAAGCTACGATGAAACAAGTGAATGCTATTTTAGATAAAATGGTAAAAGATGAAGTGCGTCGTTTAATTACAGAAGATAAAGTTCGTCCGGATGGTCGTAAGCAAGATGAAATCCGTCCACTTTCTTCTGAAGTAGATTTATTGCCACGTGCACACGGTTCAGCATTATTCACTCGTGGACAAACGCAAGCATTATCAATTTGTACTTTAGGTGCTTTAGGCGACGTTCAAATTATTGACGGCTTAGGTATTGAAGAGTCAAAACGCTGGATGCACCACTACAACTTCCCTCAATTCTCGGTTGGGGAAACAGGCCGTTACGGTAGCCCAGGCCGTCGTGAAATTGGTCACGGTGCATTAGGTGAGCGTGCGATTTTAGCGGTAATGCCAACAGAAGAGGAATTCCCGTATGCAATCCGTTGCGTATCGGAAGTATTGGAATCAAACGGTTCTACTTCTCAAGCATCAATTTGTGCATCAACAATGGCACTTATGGCTGCTGGTGTTCCAATTAAAGCACCGGTTGCAGGTATTGCAATGGGTCTTGTTAAAAAAGGCGAACACTATACAGTATTATCAGATATCCAAGGTATGGAAGACCACCTTGGCGACATGGACTTTAAAGTGGCAGGTACAGCTAAAGGTGTAACAGCACTTCAAATGGACATTAAAATCGATGGTCTGTCTCGTGATATATTAGAAGAAGCATTAACACAGGCGAAAATCGGCCGTATGCACATTTTAGAGCATATGATGTCAACGATTTCAGCGTCTCGCACTTCATTATCACAATACGCACCAAAAATCGTTTCAATCAAAATTAATCCTGACAAAATCCGCGATGTAATCGGACCGGGTGGTAAAGTCATCAATAAAATTATTGATGAAACAGGCGTTAAAATCGATACAGAACAAGATGGTACAATTTACATCGCTTCAGCTGATGAAGCAATGATTAACCGTGCTAAAGAAATGATCGAATCAATCGTACGCGAAGCTAAAGTAGGCGAGTACTACTTATCAACAGTAAAACGCATTGAAAAATTCGGTGCATTCTGTGAAATCTTCCCAGGTAAAGACGGCTTACTGCACATTTCGGAAATTCAGGAAGAACGTACGAAAGAAGTAGAAGACGTATTAAAACTAGGCGATGAATTACTTGTGAAATGTATCGAAATCGATAAACAAGGTCGCGTAAACTTATCACGTAAAGTAGTAATCAAAGAAGAAAAAGAGCGCGCAGAACAAGGAAAATAA
- a CDS encoding zinc protease, whose amino-acid sequence MVQVITAKNGVRIVTEQMPHVRSLSVGIWVNAGSRYETKEENGITHFIEHMLFKGTKNRTARQIAEEFDRIGGEINAFTSKEHTCYYAKVLDHHGELAIDILADMFFNSLFTQEDIEKERQVVLEEIYMSEDDPADDVHEKLWGVMFPDDALGRPILGTPETLATFDEEMIRTYMAKHYGPQNVVISIAGNIEESLLEKVEALFGNYEASAKSIVSKPSYPTFTPGEIEKLRDTEQAHIAISFPAIAVKDPKMYSFIALNNIIGGNMSSRLFQEVREDRGLAYSVFSYQSSYEDVGTFTIYASASKQNLDSLKQQIDQTLFDLVAGGVTETELENAKEQLKGGFVLGLEGTEDFMNRNGVNELIHQNHRSVDEVLAKIDAISMETIDELITQILLSEPAIAIIGPENE is encoded by the coding sequence ATGGTACAAGTAATTACAGCAAAAAATGGCGTGCGCATTGTTACAGAGCAAATGCCGCATGTCCGATCTTTATCGGTCGGCATTTGGGTCAACGCGGGCTCACGCTACGAAACAAAAGAAGAAAATGGCATTACCCATTTCATCGAGCATATGCTTTTCAAAGGAACGAAAAACCGTACAGCCCGTCAAATCGCGGAAGAGTTCGACCGCATCGGCGGAGAGATTAATGCCTTCACATCGAAGGAACATACATGTTATTACGCGAAAGTGCTGGACCATCATGGGGAACTGGCTATCGATATTCTGGCCGATATGTTCTTTAACTCGCTGTTTACGCAGGAAGATATCGAAAAAGAACGCCAAGTTGTTCTTGAAGAAATCTACATGAGCGAAGACGATCCGGCAGATGATGTCCATGAAAAATTATGGGGCGTCATGTTCCCGGATGATGCGCTAGGCCGTCCGATTTTAGGGACACCGGAAACATTGGCGACATTTGATGAAGAGATGATCCGTACGTATATGGCGAAACATTACGGCCCTCAAAATGTTGTCATCTCAATTGCCGGTAATATTGAAGAGAGTTTACTGGAAAAAGTGGAAGCATTATTCGGAAACTATGAAGCAAGTGCGAAATCAATTGTTTCCAAACCATCCTATCCGACATTTACACCAGGTGAAATTGAAAAATTGCGTGATACGGAACAGGCGCATATTGCGATTTCTTTCCCTGCAATTGCGGTAAAAGATCCGAAAATGTACAGCTTTATTGCGTTGAATAATATAATCGGTGGCAATATGAGCTCTCGCCTGTTCCAGGAAGTGCGAGAAGATCGCGGGTTGGCGTATTCTGTATTCAGCTACCAGTCGAGCTATGAGGATGTAGGAACATTTACGATTTACGCGTCGGCCTCAAAACAAAACCTCGATTCATTAAAGCAGCAGATCGATCAGACGTTATTTGACCTCGTTGCAGGAGGGGTAACGGAAACCGAGCTTGAAAATGCGAAGGAGCAATTAAAAGGCGGCTTCGTTTTAGGGCTTGAAGGTACGGAAGACTTTATGAACCGTAACGGGGTCAATGAACTCATTCACCAAAATCACCGTTCAGTCGATGAAGTATTGGCAAAAATCGATGCCATTTCGATGGAAACGATCGATGAGTTAATTACACAAATTTTATTATCCGAACCGGCAATTGCGATTATCGGACCGGAAAACGAATAA
- a CDS encoding ATPase, with protein sequence MKKMLLHYYEQGLASWILFTPLVASFFALPLLFESAEMAAYLILSISITALCAVYLDQRENQLIMTSLFPISRKTFFIVDLSFLGRYTLYYILYTIVATTAIQTLLEKQLVLPSVRQLLVSFAISFFIIAFFLLFRRSKFGQMINFSIFLIPLGLSQLLVFLGSLSIIQSFSLFMSLLILLIIAASITYFREFRRDVP encoded by the coding sequence ATGAAAAAAATGCTTCTTCATTATTACGAACAGGGGTTGGCTTCCTGGATTTTGTTTACACCACTTGTAGCATCTTTTTTTGCTCTTCCTTTATTATTTGAAAGTGCCGAAATGGCTGCATACTTAATACTGTCCATCAGTATTACAGCGCTATGTGCCGTCTATTTGGATCAACGTGAGAACCAGCTCATTATGACAAGTTTATTTCCGATTTCCAGAAAGACATTTTTCATTGTGGATCTCTCTTTTTTAGGTCGTTACACACTATATTATATCCTTTATACAATCGTAGCAACGACCGCTATTCAAACATTACTTGAAAAGCAGCTTGTTTTGCCTTCCGTCAGACAGCTATTAGTAAGCTTCGCCATCAGCTTTTTTATTATCGCTTTTTTCCTGCTGTTTCGTCGTAGCAAGTTTGGGCAAATGATAAACTTCTCTATATTTCTTATTCCATTAGGATTATCTCAACTACTCGTATTTTTAGGAAGCTTATCTATTATTCAGAGTTTCAGTTTATTTATGAGTTTACTGATACTTCTCATCATCGCAGCAAGCATTACTTACTTTCGTGAATTCAGGAGGGACGTCCCATGA
- a CDS encoding ABC transporter translates to MNAIEVKNVTKQFKKFRLNNISFTVESGTIAGFIGQNGAGKSTTIKLMLNLLKKIDGDILLFGKDHIEHEVELKAQIGVVFDELHVPESFTPKELDVLYGDVYPTWDRPYFDGLLEQLDVPKYDKIKTMSKGTKMKLALSLALGHRPKLLLLDEPTSGLDPIVRDEVLSMLQHFMEQEDHAILFSSHITTDLEKIADTITFIHEGEILFSENKDDLLYGYGIWKGTYEEAKVIPNHSIIGKRDYVFGIEYLVLREFVNPVIELQKPTIDDLMLFFVKGRK, encoded by the coding sequence ATGAATGCAATTGAAGTAAAAAATGTTACGAAGCAATTCAAAAAATTTCGTTTAAATAATATTTCGTTCACTGTTGAGAGCGGGACCATTGCAGGCTTTATCGGGCAAAACGGTGCCGGGAAATCAACGACGATCAAACTGATGTTAAATTTGCTGAAAAAGATTGACGGCGACATTCTTTTATTCGGAAAAGATCATATCGAACATGAGGTGGAGCTAAAGGCGCAAATCGGGGTCGTGTTTGATGAACTGCATGTACCGGAAAGCTTTACACCAAAGGAGCTCGATGTCCTGTACGGGGATGTGTATCCTACTTGGGACCGTCCTTATTTTGACGGGTTGCTGGAGCAGCTGGATGTACCGAAGTATGACAAGATTAAAACGATGTCAAAAGGAACGAAAATGAAGCTCGCTCTTTCACTGGCACTGGGACACCGGCCGAAGCTTTTGCTGCTTGATGAACCAACGAGCGGGCTTGACCCGATTGTGCGCGATGAAGTGCTAAGTATGCTTCAACACTTTATGGAACAGGAAGATCATGCCATTCTCTTTTCTTCGCATATAACAACGGATCTAGAAAAAATTGCGGATACGATTACATTTATCCATGAAGGCGAAATTTTGTTCAGTGAAAATAAAGATGACCTGCTGTACGGTTACGGGATTTGGAAAGGAACGTATGAAGAAGCGAAAGTGATACCGAACCATTCGATTATCGGCAAACGGGATTATGTATTTGGAATCGAGTACTTAGTCTTGCGTGAATTTGTGAATCCAGTGATTGAATTGCAAAAACCGACGATTGATGATTTGATGTTGTTTTTCGTAAAGGGGCGAAAATAA
- a CDS encoding GntR family transcriptional regulator encodes MIIKLSNNSEKPIYEQITDQLKQAILTGTLLTGDSLPSIRALAKELKISVMTTKRAYADLERDGFIVTIAGKGSYVSERNQDFLREELIRQIEVHFTKAVSIAKTANVPKEELHDLLDLLLEE; translated from the coding sequence TTGATAATCAAATTGAGCAATAATAGCGAAAAGCCTATTTATGAACAAATTACCGATCAGCTAAAACAGGCTATTTTGACAGGCACACTATTAACCGGTGATTCTCTACCTTCTATTCGGGCGTTGGCGAAAGAATTGAAAATCAGTGTGATGACAACGAAGCGGGCGTATGCCGATTTGGAACGGGACGGCTTTATCGTCACGATTGCCGGGAAAGGGAGCTATGTATCAGAGCGCAATCAGGATTTCCTGCGTGAAGAGCTGATCCGACAAATTGAAGTTCATTTCACAAAGGCGGTATCCATTGCCAAAACGGCAAATGTGCCAAAAGAGGAACTGCATGACTTACTCGACTTACTATTGGAGGAATGA